A window from Methanofastidiosum sp. encodes these proteins:
- a CDS encoding TldD/PmbA family protein → MDIFEFFNYDNLKFPNCFVDIRLQKRTNNIANVENGELDEVSSNEQAGVGVRALVKGAWGFSSTNNTEDVQRCIDSAYRIAIAISRSSKRENFEIDPPVVKGKSENKVKIGPEEIPLEEKISYAYEIEKGAKINDLVKNTVSACSDSITEQLYVNSIGSEIYQKTTRVYLKSVVTSGSDSLQMGYEVMGGTRGYEVLKEKSLEELGREACEKSIRLLSAKKVSGGEKTVVLDPKILGVFIHEALGHACEADIVLQGDSVLEGKLGEKIGADGVNIYDDPTYLEKNGTYFFDDEGIKAEKTCLLDNGVLKSYLHNLETASRFDAKPTGNGRAQGFSSRPLVRMSNVYMGSGDHSFEELIDIKEGLYVKGGRGGQVDTAKGLFTFGCEEVYEIKDGELGELYRDVSLSGNTLEILKNIEGIGKDFEIGNPGSCGKGQYVPVDDGGPHIRTRALVGGE, encoded by the coding sequence ATGGATATATTTGAGTTTTTTAATTATGATAATTTGAAGTTCCCCAACTGTTTTGTTGATATAAGGCTCCAGAAAAGGACGAATAACATTGCTAATGTTGAAAACGGAGAGCTTGACGAGGTATCATCAAACGAGCAGGCCGGAGTTGGAGTCAGGGCCTTAGTAAAAGGTGCTTGGGGATTCTCATCAACAAACAATACTGAAGATGTCCAGAGGTGCATTGACTCTGCATACAGGATTGCCATTGCAATTTCCAGAAGCTCTAAGAGGGAGAATTTTGAAATTGACCCGCCAGTTGTAAAAGGGAAATCTGAAAACAAGGTAAAGATAGGGCCAGAAGAAATCCCACTAGAAGAAAAGATCTCCTATGCATATGAGATAGAAAAGGGTGCAAAGATAAATGACCTAGTCAAAAATACTGTTTCTGCCTGCAGCGACTCAATAACAGAGCAGCTCTATGTGAACTCTATCGGTAGCGAGATCTATCAAAAGACAACTAGAGTCTATCTAAAGTCAGTAGTTACAAGTGGCTCTGATTCTCTCCAGATGGGATATGAAGTCATGGGAGGAACAAGAGGCTATGAAGTCTTAAAAGAGAAATCGTTGGAGGAGCTTGGAAGAGAGGCCTGTGAAAAATCAATAAGACTTCTATCTGCAAAGAAAGTTTCTGGTGGGGAAAAGACTGTTGTATTAGACCCTAAGATACTAGGCGTCTTTATCCATGAGGCTTTGGGCCATGCATGTGAAGCTGATATCGTATTGCAAGGCGACTCTGTTCTAGAAGGAAAACTTGGAGAAAAGATTGGGGCAGATGGAGTAAACATCTATGATGACCCAACTTACCTAGAAAAAAACGGTACATACTTCTTTGATGACGAAGGGATAAAGGCAGAGAAAACTTGTCTATTGGATAATGGAGTTTTGAAGTCGTACCTGCACAACTTGGAGACTGCTTCAAGATTTGATGCAAAGCCTACAGGCAATGGCAGGGCCCAGGGCTTTTCATCAAGACCTCTAGTCAGGATGAGTAACGTCTACATGGGTAGCGGTGATCACAGCTTTGAAGAGCTTATCGACATAAAGGAAGGGCTATACGTAAAGGGTGGCCGAGGTGGCCAGGTCGATACTGCAAAGGGACTTTTCACCTTCGGATGCGAAGAGGTCTATGAAATTAAGGATGGCGAGCTTGGAGAGCTTTATAGAGATGTATCACTTTCTGGAAATACCTTGGAAATCCTAAAAAATATCGAGGGGATCGGAAAGGACTTCGAGATTGGGAACCCTGGGAGCTGTGGAAAAGGACAGTATGTGCCTGTAGATGATGGTGGCCCTCATATAAGAACTAGGGCTCTAGTTGGTGGAGAATAG
- the fni gene encoding type 2 isopentenyl-diphosphate Delta-isomerase: MTTERRKFQHIKICLEEDVQSKYNYLQNVSFVHSALPEINFDEIDTSVKLFGKHLSFPLIISAMTGGTEEALKINRALAKACQKTGIGMGLGSQRAMIEDHSLTPTYDIRKYAKDILLIGNIGLPQFVKGYSEKEAIFSVREIKADMLAVHLNSLQEVSQPEGDLFFKDGLQILKRLKEKLDFPLIVKETGAGISKETAEKLTFLDGVDVAGVGGTSWSAVEYYRSQEHKETVKKLWNWGIPTPLSIAECRVAGIKTIIGSGGVRSGFDIAKCISLGAQACGIALPFLKLAVEENVGGLIEKIETIKGEFKIAMFLNSCLSVYDLKNRPLFLTGELSQLMQQRGMDFHYFNYR, encoded by the coding sequence GTGACGACGGAAAGAAGGAAATTCCAGCATATTAAAATATGCCTTGAAGAGGATGTTCAATCTAAGTACAACTACCTTCAAAACGTTTCTTTTGTCCACTCGGCACTCCCTGAAATAAACTTTGATGAGATTGACACAAGTGTAAAGCTGTTTGGCAAACACCTTTCTTTTCCACTTATTATTTCTGCTATGACTGGAGGGACTGAAGAGGCCTTGAAGATAAACAGGGCGCTTGCAAAGGCATGCCAGAAGACAGGCATAGGAATGGGGCTTGGAAGTCAGAGGGCTATGATAGAGGACCACTCGCTCACCCCCACATATGACATCAGAAAATACGCCAAAGACATACTCCTAATTGGCAACATTGGATTGCCGCAGTTTGTTAAAGGCTATAGTGAAAAGGAAGCAATTTTTTCTGTTAGAGAGATAAAGGCTGACATGCTCGCAGTCCACCTAAACAGCCTACAGGAAGTGTCCCAGCCTGAAGGTGACCTATTCTTTAAAGACGGACTACAAATCTTAAAGAGACTAAAAGAAAAACTAGACTTTCCATTGATAGTAAAGGAAACAGGCGCTGGCATCTCAAAAGAGACTGCAGAGAAACTCACATTTCTTGACGGTGTTGATGTGGCAGGCGTTGGCGGCACAAGCTGGAGTGCTGTTGAGTATTACAGGAGTCAAGAGCACAAGGAAACAGTAAAGAAGCTCTGGAACTGGGGCATTCCAACACCACTATCAATTGCTGAATGCAGGGTAGCAGGCATCAAGACGATAATAGGCTCTGGAGGGGTACGATCGGGCTTTGATATTGCAAAATGCATATCGTTGGGCGCTCAAGCCTGTGGCATAGCTCTACCGTTTCTAAAGCTAGCCGTTGAGGAAAATGTCGGGGGTTTGATTGAAAAGATAGAAACAATAAAGGGAGAGTTTAAGATAGCGATGTTTTTAAATTCCTGTCTCAGCGTGTATGACCTTAAAAACAGGCCGCTATTTTTAACTGGTGAATTATCCCAACTTATGCAACAAAGGGGAATGGATTTCCACTATTTTAACTATCGTTAA
- a CDS encoding PIN domain-containing protein, giving the protein MKHKSYSPTIKSFFNDIEKGQIKGYVNHTVVSESYFDYIRIKVSERYTIAPKELNIYMKTNPDVLREIDLSIAEDIFSLPNLYFLNIENIKNIGSAIYEYSLLPNDATHVAFCMEHGLTNIVTNDKGFERVNFLKVWKP; this is encoded by the coding sequence TTGAAACATAAATCATACTCCCCAACTATTAAGTCTTTTTTTAATGATATAGAAAAAGGACAAATTAAAGGATATGTAAATCACACAGTTGTTTCAGAATCTTATTTCGACTATATAAGAATCAAAGTAAGCGAAAGATATACAATAGCTCCTAAAGAGTTAAACATATATATGAAAACTAATCCAGATGTACTGAGAGAAATTGACTTATCTATTGCAGAAGACATCTTCTCTTTGCCAAATCTCTATTTTTTAAATATTGAAAATATTAAAAATATTGGATCCGCTATTTATGAGTATTCTTTACTTCCAAACGATGCGACCCATGTCGCTTTTTGTATGGAACATGGGCTCACCAATATTGTTACAAATGATAAGGGTTTTGAAAGGGTAAACTTCCTTAAGGTTTGGAAACCTTGA
- a CDS encoding HAD-IC family P-type ATPase encodes MEDLGLIDQSWTNEDIQNILKKLDTTKEGLSTAEAEKRIAKYGYNELPTTKKESNIKKFINQFKNSLIIVLLIAGILSVAIGNLKDSVVIFLVIAVNGVMGFLQEYKADKAIEVLKAMVQSKVVVIRDNVKKEIPSRELVPGDIITIEDGDKLSATVRLIEAINLQIDESSLTGESFPVSKAVESKSEDGYPNTAFMGTVVTRGRGTGVVILTGKDSPIGKISSLISMEERGSTPLEKSINNLGKKLGALSVVISLLLFISVLIRELLIPMTLKEALIESALTAISLAVATIPEGLPIVVLVTLAIGTQILAKNNAIVRKLAAVEALGTTTFICTDKTGTLTINRMSVVGALINNEFLDPEKVDPKKHEIFFKIGELCNNAHIKTDGDKLEVIGDPVEGALKVFAKKRNYHHHRVERIKENPFDSEKMMMSVLIDEGGKKTTYIKGAPRVIISRSKYGLINGKLVQLSEKDREDIIIKNREYAAQGLRALALGYKEGDSEEDIIFVGMAFFKDPLRPEVKDAIALCKKAGIKVAMITGDQRETGLSIAREAGILEAGDMTLSGKELDEMSKDKFASIVRDVVVYYRASPFHKVKIVETLKEVGEVVAVTGDGVNDAPALKMADIGVSMGLIGTDVAREASNMILMDDNFNTIVTAIREGRRIYDNIRKFLRFQLSTNIGAIILMFTTIMTGAPLPLLPVQILWINIIMDGPPAVTLSMEAFHEGLMEKPPRKKNASILTSPLYLSMFIGGIAMG; translated from the coding sequence ATGGAAGATTTAGGTCTGATAGACCAAAGCTGGACCAATGAAGATATTCAGAACATACTTAAAAAACTTGATACAACTAAAGAAGGTCTTTCAACTGCTGAAGCTGAAAAACGAATAGCCAAGTACGGCTATAATGAGCTTCCAACAACAAAGAAAGAATCTAATATTAAAAAATTCATAAACCAGTTCAAAAATAGTCTTATTATAGTCCTCTTGATTGCAGGTATTCTATCTGTTGCTATTGGTAACCTAAAGGACTCTGTTGTTATTTTTTTAGTCATTGCTGTTAATGGTGTTATGGGTTTCCTGCAGGAGTACAAGGCTGACAAGGCCATTGAAGTCCTAAAGGCAATGGTACAGTCAAAGGTCGTTGTAATTAGAGACAACGTAAAGAAGGAAATCCCTTCAAGAGAGCTCGTTCCAGGAGACATAATTACTATAGAAGATGGCGACAAGCTATCCGCAACAGTACGATTGATTGAGGCCATTAATCTTCAGATAGATGAATCTTCACTTACTGGGGAAAGTTTTCCAGTTTCAAAAGCTGTCGAGTCAAAATCTGAGGACGGCTATCCAAACACAGCCTTTATGGGCACTGTCGTCACAAGGGGACGTGGAACTGGCGTAGTCATACTAACAGGAAAAGATTCACCCATAGGTAAGATATCAAGCCTTATATCGATGGAAGAGAGGGGCAGCACACCTCTAGAAAAGAGTATTAATAATCTTGGTAAAAAACTGGGTGCGCTATCTGTTGTCATAAGCTTGCTCCTTTTCATTTCAGTCTTGATAAGGGAGCTTCTAATCCCCATGACTTTAAAGGAGGCTTTGATAGAGTCAGCTCTAACTGCAATAAGTCTTGCAGTTGCCACAATACCAGAAGGACTCCCGATAGTCGTCCTTGTGACCTTAGCCATTGGGACACAGATTCTCGCCAAAAATAATGCAATTGTCAGAAAGCTTGCAGCAGTTGAGGCCCTTGGTACCACCACATTCATATGCACCGATAAGACAGGAACACTCACAATTAATCGGATGAGTGTCGTTGGTGCTTTAATCAACAATGAATTTTTAGATCCTGAAAAAGTGGATCCCAAAAAACATGAGATCTTTTTCAAGATAGGTGAGCTCTGTAATAACGCCCACATAAAGACAGACGGAGACAAGCTAGAAGTAATTGGGGACCCTGTTGAAGGAGCACTAAAGGTATTTGCAAAGAAAAGAAATTATCATCATCACAGAGTTGAGAGGATAAAAGAAAATCCCTTTGATTCAGAAAAGATGATGATGTCAGTTCTTATTGATGAAGGTGGCAAGAAGACAACATACATCAAAGGGGCCCCACGAGTTATTATTTCGCGCTCTAAATATGGACTTATCAATGGAAAATTAGTTCAGCTTTCAGAAAAAGACAGGGAAGATATTATTATTAAGAATCGTGAATATGCTGCCCAGGGCCTCAGGGCGCTTGCCCTTGGATACAAAGAAGGAGACAGTGAGGAAGACATAATATTTGTCGGCATGGCCTTCTTCAAAGACCCATTAAGGCCCGAAGTAAAAGATGCGATAGCACTATGCAAAAAAGCGGGGATTAAGGTTGCAATGATTACAGGGGATCAGAGGGAAACTGGCCTTTCCATTGCAAGAGAAGCAGGTATACTCGAAGCAGGCGACATGACTCTTTCGGGGAAAGAGCTTGATGAGATGTCTAAGGATAAGTTTGCATCAATTGTTCGAGATGTTGTTGTCTACTACCGTGCAAGCCCATTCCACAAGGTGAAGATTGTTGAGACTCTAAAGGAGGTGGGCGAGGTAGTTGCAGTCACAGGCGATGGCGTAAACGATGCACCTGCACTAAAAATGGCAGACATCGGTGTTTCTATGGGATTAATAGGAACTGATGTCGCAAGGGAAGCATCGAACATGATTTTGATGGATGATAATTTTAATACAATTGTCACTGCAATCCGTGAAGGGAGAAGGATATATGACAACATCAGAAAATTCCTAAGATTCCAACTCTCAACAAACATTGGCGCCATAATCCTAATGTTCACTACAATCATGACTGGAGCTCCGCTGCCTCTATTGCCAGTCCAGATACTTTGGATTAATATAATAATGGACGGGCCACCGGCTGTTACCCTTTCAATGGAGGCGTTTCACGAAGGGCTCATGGAAAAACCTCCCAGAAAGAAGAACGCATCAATCCTCACAAGTCCGTTATACCTTTCGATGTTCATAGGAGGAATTGCTATGGGC